DNA from Deltaproteobacteria bacterium:
CGCAGCCGGAGAGCGCCGCCCCGCTCGACGACTTCGCACAGCGGCTCCGGAACGACCCCGAGATCGGACGCGCGCTGGAGCTGCTCAAGGGTTGGGAGATGTTCCGCGGCCTCACCGGAGCGCCGAAGGAAAAGACCTGAGCCGCGGCCCCCGATGTCGCGTCCTTTCGACCATCCTACCGTGGCGCAGCCGGCCGCGGTCCTCACGGTCAGCGAGCTGAACGAGATCATCCGGGACCGGCTGGAGTCCGGCCTGGATGCCTTGTGGGTGGCCGGGGAAGTGTCCAACGCGCGCTTCGCTCCGTCGGGGCACGTCTACTTCACGCTCAAGGACTCCCAGTCGCAGATCGCGGCGGTCCTGTTCCGCCGCAACGCGGAGCGGCTGCGCTTCCGTCTGGAAGACGGCATGGAGGTGGTGTGCTCGGGCCGGGTCGGCCTGTACACGGTGCGCGGCGCGCTCCAGCTCTACGCCGTGGAAGTGGAAGCGCGCGGCAAGGGCGCGCTGACCGTCGCCTTCGAGCAGTTGAAGAGGCGCCTGTGGCAGGAAGGCCTGTTCGAGACCGAACGGAAGAAGCCGCTGCCGTTCCTGCCGCGTACCATCGGCATCGTCACCTCGCTTCAGGGCGCGGCCGTGCGCGACATGCTGAGCATCATCGGCGAACGGTTCCCGGAGCGCCGGGTGATCATCCGCCCGGCGACGGTGCAGGGCCAGGGCGCCGCCCTGGAGATCGCACGAGGAATACGGGAACTGGACGAGACCGGCGTCGTCGACGTCATGATCGTCGGCCGCGGCGGCGGTTCGCTGGAGGACCTCTGGGCGTTCAACGAGGAGCCGGTGGCGCGGGCCATCGCCGCGGCGCGCACGCCGATCGTGTCCGCGGTGGGCCACGAGATCGATGTGACCATCGCGGACTTCGTGGCCGACCAGCGCGCGGCCACGCCCACGGCCGCCGCCGAGATGATCCTTCCGCGGCGGCGCGAGCTGGAGGAGCGCGTGGCGCTGTGGACGCG
Protein-coding regions in this window:
- the xseA gene encoding exodeoxyribonuclease VII large subunit; the protein is MSRPFDHPTVAQPAAVLTVSELNEIIRDRLESGLDALWVAGEVSNARFAPSGHVYFTLKDSQSQIAAVLFRRNAERLRFRLEDGMEVVCSGRVGLYTVRGALQLYAVEVEARGKGALTVAFEQLKRRLWQEGLFETERKKPLPFLPRTIGIVTSLQGAAVRDMLSIIGERFPERRVIIRPATVQGQGAALEIARGIRELDETGVVDVMIVGRGGGSLEDLWAFNEEPVARAIAAARTPIVSAVGHEIDVTIADFVADQRAATPTAAAEMILPRRRELEERVALWTRRLRRGAESRQERRRENLRYWARRLADPGRGLRQGQMRLDELSLRLWRRQEDAVLRARERLGHLAGRLGGVDPLAVLRRGYSIVYDVPGGRIVKDAATLRKGQQVRVDFAAGRAVCRVEEVEE